A single Syntrophales bacterium DNA region contains:
- a CDS encoding putative DNA binding domain-containing protein, with product MKLLKAGESETVEFKAGFNKEAIISLVAFANTKGGKVIVGVDSKGHICGVEVSPETVQRYLNDIKVATYPQIMPNVDEHEIDGKTVLIFEISEYPIKPVSFKNRYYKRAKNSNHLLSLDEIVDLQQQSLSVSYDACPLKENLSSLDNALLERFIETTNSRGRINLQDDLLTNLTKLKLVQAGKPTLAAMLLFGNHGYSIHIGRFKSEDTIIDDLLIKDPLLVALDEAMIFIKKHISLSYRFDGSLKRKEKWQYPLETIRELLLNSVVHRDYKHSSDIVIKIFDDRIVFTNPGRIYGNLTIEELERDDYVSSIRNKLLAESFYLMGDIEKYGTGFIRIRKMLTDYPDVSYSITETGDFFKVELRHTPIKTPIKTPSKTPMKAEDQDIYLTGLEDKIFKQIQTDNHITFENIAINLSISRNTVIEYVNKLKSKGVLKRAGSRRGGRWEIIKPS from the coding sequence ATGAAATTGCTGAAGGCTGGCGAATCTGAAACTGTTGAATTCAAAGCCGGGTTCAACAAGGAGGCCATAATATCTCTGGTGGCATTTGCCAATACAAAGGGCGGTAAGGTTATCGTCGGCGTGGATAGCAAAGGACATATATGCGGTGTCGAAGTTTCTCCGGAAACAGTGCAACGGTATCTCAATGATATCAAGGTTGCCACCTATCCTCAAATTATGCCCAACGTTGATGAACATGAGATTGATGGAAAGACTGTTCTGATATTCGAAATAAGTGAGTATCCCATAAAACCTGTCTCCTTTAAGAACCGTTATTACAAACGAGCCAAGAACAGCAATCACCTGCTCTCACTGGATGAAATTGTGGACCTGCAGCAGCAGAGTCTAAGTGTCTCTTATGATGCCTGCCCGCTGAAAGAAAACCTGTCTTCATTGGATAACGCCCTGCTGGAACGATTTATTGAAACAACAAACTCAAGAGGTCGGATTAATCTTCAAGATGACCTGCTGACTAACCTGACAAAGCTAAAATTAGTCCAGGCCGGTAAGCCGACTCTGGCTGCCATGCTGCTCTTCGGCAACCACGGCTATTCCATTCATATCGGAAGGTTTAAATCCGAAGATACGATTATTGATGATCTGTTGATAAAAGATCCTCTTCTTGTCGCCCTTGATGAAGCCATGATCTTTATAAAGAAGCATATCAGTCTTTCCTACCGATTCGATGGGAGCCTGAAGCGGAAGGAAAAGTGGCAGTATCCACTGGAGACCATTCGTGAGTTGCTTTTAAATTCTGTTGTTCACCGTGATTATAAGCATTCATCAGATATCGTCATTAAAATTTTTGACGACAGGATCGTATTTACCAATCCGGGCAGGATTTACGGCAACCTGACTATTGAAGAACTTGAGCGGGATGATTACGTATCGTCCATCCGCAATAAGCTGCTCGCAGAATCGTTCTACCTGATGGGAGATATCGAAAAATATGGGACAGGTTTTATACGAATTCGAAAAATGCTGACAGATTATCCCGACGTTTCTTATAGTATAACCGAAACGGGTGACTTTTTTAAGGTGGAGCTGCGCCATACCCCCATAAAGACCCCTATAAAAACCCCTTCAAAGACCCCTATGAAAGCCGAAGATCAAGATATTTATTTAACGGGGCTTGAGGATAAAATCTTTAAGCAGATACAGACAGACAATCATATTACCTTTGAAAATATCGCAATAAATCTATCCATCAGCAGAAATACAGTGATAGAATATGTTAATAAGTTAAAAAGTAAAGGGGTTCTCAAAAGAGCAGGCAGCAGAAGAGGCGGTCGCTGGGAAATAATTAAACCGTCCTGA
- a CDS encoding nucleotidyltransferase domain-containing protein — protein MPIAKIIVDKREQILQLSRQYGVSNIRVFGSMTRDDATDDSDIDLLVDLAPDRDLFDLGALLMDIQDLLERKVDIVTEKALHNPRIREQVLSEAVPL, from the coding sequence ATGCCGATCGCCAAAATAATTGTTGATAAACGAGAACAAATACTGCAGTTGTCTCGTCAATACGGCGTTTCAAATATCCGTGTCTTCGGGTCAATGACCAGAGATGATGCTACCGATGACAGTGATATTGACTTGCTTGTCGACCTGGCGCCAGACCGGGATTTGTTTGATTTAGGCGCTTTATTGATGGATATCCAGGACCTCCTCGAAAGAAAAGTAGATATCGTAACAGAAAAAGCATTACATAATCCGCGTATTCGCGAGCAGGTACTTAGCGAGGCAGTACCATTATGA